atcgaaatcaaaatcaaaatcgttttcaatttctacttcttcttttctctcttccaccacttcttcttcttctacttctttctcaatttcttgttcgTAAATTTCTTCTTCGACGACTTCTTCGAGCTCGGGTTCTTCAATGGTGGACATAATTTCCTTGGTGAAACGGAGTGTAAGACGTCCATCGCGTCTTTCGGCCTGAAAATAAGTTTGTGGACGTGGGGCTGCAACAGTTTTAATGACTAATCGGCCATTTTCGCGATGAGTTCTAACTTGGACAGAATTGGAACCGCTTATGGAAGTTAAAGGTGGTGGGAATGAACCGGAATTGTTCACCCTTTTATTACTACTAACAGTAGCCCAACTGTGTCTTACTTTTTGTGTCACTGACTTTTCACTCTCGGAATCAGATGAAGAAGAGTAGTAAAAATCAGTGTCCTCGCCAATATCACTGCCACTTTCGGAACCCAAACTCTCGGTGCATAATTCCAAGCTTTTGTCACTTAGCCTTGATGAATATCGCTTGACAAGAGGGTGTACATATGGAGTTTGATCTTTTTCTTTGACGTCATTCTTAAGAGTTTGCGAAGAAGAATCAGTAAGTGATTCGATTAAGCTCCATCCACATTTGGTCTTCTTAGTGTTGCACTCGACATCCTCATTGTTTTTGTTGCGAAGTTCTTGGGTGGTGACAGTTTTTATACTCGTAGTAgtagcaggagcagcagcagcagcagcagtagccaATTCAAAGAAAAATGGCTTGCTGAGTGGAGCCGTTTTGATTTGTGGTTCGACGAACCGTGGTTCGAAAAACGATTGTAATCCTTCGCATAGCATGGAAGACATGATTGATAACCGCCAAAACTTTCAAATATTTGGTGATTTTAAGAGGAGAATTGTGAGATAACTTGGTAAATAAATGAATGAGAGGAGGAGGAACCAGTGATTTTGAATTGTAAGTTTGGAGAAAAGTTTTAATGGTGTTTCTGTTTGAAGGGAAGGTTTTAGAGAAGGAAGGGAAGAAGGAAATGAGAATTGTGGATGGAAGATAAGTAAGAGGAGGCCTTGTGTATTTATAGTGTCAGAAAAAGAAAGGTGCCCACAGGGGAACTTAGGGTGTGTGTTGAGTGAGAgatcggggggggggggggggggggtccctTTTCATTTCACCACtaaaaatttcttctttaaaaAAGAAGCTTGTGTGTACTATTACAAATCTTGATTcccaaacaaaaaaatgaaaaataaatacttTCTTGTTTTTAGAAGCTCTCGTCTGGAATTGGGTATATGGGCAATGTTGGAATGATAGTGAGTGAAAAATGATGTTATTTTTGCATTTTTCAACTTTAATTGGAGACGCTTGGTGTAGATGGTGCCATTAGATTCATGGAGATAACTATTGGTGAGTCATATATCTAGTTGAGCAATGACCAACTTGTTTTAACTAATAAGATTTTAACTATGTGGAAAACACAGCAACTGTCTTGTGGCTAGCTTGTTTACCGTATGGCAACATTCTATAAGATGCGATCATTGTACCTTGGGACGACAATTTTAGATGTGACACTGGAGATGTGTTTTTGTCTTAAACTTTAGTAATTGAAAACGATTAGCAATGCCTTGATACACGATTTCATGCACCCCGACCAAATTTCcctacttgtttttttttttttttccatatgtGAAGAGAAAAACATAGCCCTACTAGCCTGTCTTGGATTGTACATCAGAAATAGTATTTTTAGAAGTCAGAAATCAGTATGGCTGTGAAATTTCAAAACGATTTTTAGAAGtcgaaaagttaactttttatgtaacaaaataattttgtttttgatttttacttctgacttcaacttcaacttctggagaagcagaagtCAAAAGCAGATTTGTATCCAAACGTGCTAGATTTGAGTCAGACACTCAATGATCAATACCGACCTTCAATAATCAATACTGCGTCATTTGTATCCAAACATGCTAGATTTGAGTCAGACACTCAATGATCAATACCGACCTTCAATAATCAATACTG
This DNA window, taken from Papaver somniferum cultivar HN1 chromosome 3, ASM357369v1, whole genome shotgun sequence, encodes the following:
- the LOC113361633 gene encoding protein FANTASTIC FOUR 1-like, which codes for MSSMLCEGLQSFFEPRFVEPQIKTAPLSKPFFFELATAAAAAAPATTTSIKTVTTQELRNKNNEDVECNTKKTKCGWSLIESLTDSSSQTLKNDVKEKDQTPYVHPLVKRYSSRLSDKSLELCTESLGSESGSDIGEDTDFYYSSSSDSESEKSVTQKVRHSWATVSSNKRVNNSGSFPPPLTSISGSNSVQVRTHRENGRLVIKTVAAPRPQTYFQAERRDGRLTLRFTKEIMSTIEEPELEEVVEEEIYEQEIEKEVEEEEVVEERKEEVEIENDFDFDFDFEEEMDGNRYNIGGEMGTEKFHHRPRSCKECRQGKNGLLTWEPFWVAT